The sequence CGCTCGCGACGCAGGCGGGCGTGGCGGCGTTGCGCGCGGGCGGGAACGCGTTCGACGCGGCGGTGACGACGGCGGCCGCGCTGAACGTCGTCGAACCGATGAGCACGGGCATCGGCGGCGACGTGTTCGCCCTGTATCGCACCGCCGACGGCGACGTGGGCGCGCTGCGGAGTTGTGGCGGCGCGCCCGCCGACGCGACGCCGGCGGCCGTCCGGCGACGGGTCGCCGACCGCCGGGGGATCGATCCCGACGCGGCGACGATGCCCCACGCCGGACCGCTCTCGGTGACCGTGCCGGGGACCGTCCGTGGCTGGGAGCGACTGCTCGCGGACCACGGCCGCCGGTCGCTGGCCGAGGCGCTCGATCCCGCCATCGCGTACGCCACGGAGGGGTTCCCGGTCAGCGAGGTGATCGCCGACATGTGGACGGCCGCGGAGACGCTGTACACCGAACGCGACGCCCGCGAGGAGTACCTGATCGACGGTCGTTCACCCGAGACGGGCGAGACGATGCGACTCCCGGACCTCGGCGAGACGTTGCAGACGATCGCGACCGGCGGCCCCGCCGCCTTCTACGAGGGCCCCCTCGCTGACCGCATCGTCAACGCGGTGCGCGAGCGAGGCGGCCTGCTCGCCGCCACCGACCTCGCGTCGTTCGAACCGGAGTACGTCGACCCGGTGTCGACGACGTACCGCGGCGCCGAGGTGTACGAACTCCCGCCGAACAACCAGGGGTTGATCGCGCTCGAAGCGCTCAACATCGCGGAGGAACTCGACGCCGGGTCGTACGCCTACGGCTCCGCGGATCGGATCCATTACTTCGCCGAGGCGCTCAAGCGCGCGTTCCACGACGGCCACCACTACATCACCGACCCCGAATACGAGGACGTTCCGCCGCTGGCGTCGAAGGCGTACGCGGCCGAGCGCGCCGCGACGGTGAGCGGTCGGGCGGGATCGGTCTCCATCGGCGGGCCGGGGACTCCGCCCGAAGACAGCGATACGGTGCTTCTGACCGTCGCCGACGAGGACGGCAACATCGTGTCGTTCATCAACTCCATTTTCGACCACTTCGGAAGCGGCGTCGTCGTGCCGGGAACGGGGATCATGCTCCAGAACCGGGGTGGCTCGTTCACGCTCGACCCGGACCACCCCAACCGACTCGAACCCGGCAAGCGGCCGTTCCACACGCTCATCCCGGGACTGGTCCGATTCGACCGGGACGACTGGGCCGCGTTCGGCGTGATGGGCGGCTACATGCAGCCCCAGGGTCACCTGCAGGTGCTCGCGAACCTCCTCGATTACGACATGTCGCTGCAGGCGGCGCTCGACGCGCCGCGGTGGCGCTACTGCGAGGGCGGATCGCTCGCCGTCGAGGACCGATTCCCGGAGGGCGTCCTCCCGAAACTCGCCCGGCGAGGGCACGACGTGCGCGTTCGGCCCTCGTCGGCGTTCGGTGGCGGCCAAGTCACCCGGCTGGCCGACGGCGTCATCTCGGGGGCGACCGAACCGCGTAAAGACGGCAGCGCCGCGGGCTTTTAATCGCCACCGCGCAGTCGGGCCAGCGCGTGGGAGCCGACGATGCCGACACCGAAGGCGACGCCGACGTTCGCGAGGAGGGCGACGACGCCGACGACGCCGGTGAGGAGGGGATCAGCGGTGGCGATGCCGGCCCGCCCGAGTTCCAGCGCGACGAGGACGAGGACGACGCCGAGGACGGCCATCGGGAACGCGGCGACGATGTCGACGGCGACGACGGCCAACAGGAGATAGAGGCCGCCGAGGACGAGGTTCGACATCGCGGTCCGCGCGCCGAAGGCGTACTTACCGGCGACGCCGCCGCTCCCGTGACACATCGGGAGGGCGCCCAGCGGGACGGCGAGCAGGTTCATCACGCCCATACTCGCCGAGAGGTCGTCGGGAGACGCCTCGGCGTCGAAATACTCCGAGACGAGCAGGGAGGTGGCGACGGCCGCGTTGCCGACGGTCATCGCCAACTGACCGATGGTCGCGCCGACGGCGTCCCGCGACAGCGTGAGCGACGCCGGATCGAGAAGCGCTATTGAGGGGACCCGCGGGGTGAGCGTCCCCGCGCCGTTGACGGCGAGGACTGCACCGAGACCGAGCACGGCGAGCGCCGCGGCGTTCCGGTACCCCACCGCGACGGTACCGAGGGCGACGAGGACCGCCAGCGCCGCGAGCGCGGGACTCGCCAGCCCCGTCGTCACGCCCGTCCGCAAGAGGATGAGCGCGACGCCGACCTGGATGCCGCGGATGACGGGGTCGCCGACGTACGACGCCAGCCGCCCGAGCGCCTGGGTCTGTCCGATGAGCAGCAGGACGCCCCCCGCGAGCAGGCCCGCAGCGAGATACTCACCGCCCGAGAGGTCGCCAGCGATGACCAGCGCCGCGAGGGCTTTCATCGGTTCGACGGACATCGGATGCCCGTAGTAGAGTCCCCAGACGACCTGAAAGACGGCGAAGCCGAGGAGGATGCTCCCGAGCGCGAGGTCCGTGAGAGCGGCGACGGCCACCACGATGGGGAGCACGGTCACCGTGTCGCCGACGGCGCCCGTCACCTCGCCCCACGCGACGTCGAACCGCGTGTCCGTCCACCGCCCGAGAGATGCGCGCATTCGAATCGAGACACGCCATCGTCGCCTAAACAAATGTCGGGTAACTGATATTTATTCCACGACGCCGCGATCGTAACCGGATCTCGTTATGCACCCCCGGCGAATCCCTGATATCCATATTACTCTCAGAGATATGATTATGAACTTTCTCCTGCAATCTAAAACGGTCTTAAAACGTCCTGAATCGGTCGGCTCAGCCCGACAGCCGGACAAACACACCTGAAGACAGTACAACGATTTCACCCCTATATGATCCTGTAGCTCCAAGCGGTGAGTGGAGTCAGTCACCATGTCCGTCCCCGAATCAACCCCTCTCGCCCGCGCCACGACCGCATCGCTTCCGGCCCTGCCGGACACCCTCCGGACGGCCGCGTCGATCGCCGCCCTCCCGATCCAGTTCGTCGCCTTCTGGGTGGCGACGCTGCTCCCATTCACGTACCTCCCGCTGCTGGCGACGGGAATGGTGACGACTCACCGCGTCGGCTTCGCGGCGCTCGTCGGCGTGAACGCCGTTGCGTTCGTCGTGGGCCACTCGCACAACTCCCCCGAGTGAGGCGGACTGTCTAATCTCAGTTCCGGCGACCGGTCCGGACCCCGGACCGGAATCCCTTTTCACGCACCCGCGTAACGTGTGGGCATGGACGTACGCGAGATTCAGGACCTCGGCCCCGCGGAGCGGACGGCGCTGTTCGAGCGCGACGCGGGCATCGAGGAGGTACGGGAGGACGTACGCGACATCGTCGCGCGCGTCCGTGACGAAGGCGACGTCGCCGTGCGGGAGTTCTGCCGCGACTTCGACGGCGTCGAAGTCGGTAATCTGGACGTGACGGACGCGGCCGAACGCGCCCACGAGGAGGTCGACGACGACCTGCTGGCGGCGATCAAGACCGCCGCCGACAACGTGCGCGAGTTCCACGAGCGACAGGTGCCTGACGACTGGCGCGACGACTTCGACGGCCGGGAACTGGGGCGGCGCTTCCGCCCGCTCTCCCGGGTCGGCGTCTACGTCCCCGGCGGCGCGGCGGCGTACCCCTCCAGCGCGCTGATGGGCGTCATTCCGGCGAAGGTGGCCGGCGTCGACCACGTCGTCGTGGCGACGCCGCCCGCCGAGGAGATGAACCCCGCGACGCTCGCGGCCATCCACGAGGCGGGCGCCGACGCCGTCTACAGCGTCGGCGGCGCGCAGGCCGTCGGCGCGATGGCCTACGGGACGGAGACGGTCGACACCGTCCAGAAAATCGTCGGCCCGGGGAACCGCTGGGTGACGGCCGCCAAAGCCGAGGTCCGGGGCGATGTCGACATCGACTTCCTCGCCGGGCCGAGCGAGGTGCTCGTCCTCGCCGACGAGACGGCCGATCCGGCCTTCGTCGCGGCCGACCTGCTCGCCCAGGCCGAACACGACGCCCACACCTCGGTCGTCGCGGTGACGGACGACCCCGCGCTCGCCGACGCGGTGGCCGACGAGGTTGCGGCCCAGCTCCCCGACTGCGAGCGACAGGAGACGGTGGAGGCCGCCCTCGACAACGACGAGAGCGGCGTGTTCCTCGCGCGGTCGATGCCCGAAGCGGTGCTGTTCGCCGAGGAGTACGCGGCCGAACACCTCTCGATCCAGGCCGACGACGACGAGGCGTTGCTTGACCGCATCGACAGCGCGGGGAGCGTCTTTCTCGGCCCGTACACGCCCGTCGCGGCCGGCGACTACGCCTCGGGGACCAACCACGTCCTACCGACGGGCGGCGGGGCGAAACGCGTCGGCGGCCTCTCGGTCGAAACCTTCCTCCGGTCGACCACCGTCCAGCGCCTCGACCGAGCGGCGCTCGACGACCTCTCGGAGACCATCACGACGCTCGCCGAGGCGGAGGGGCTAACCGGGCACGCCGAGAGCGTCCGCCGGCGATTCGAGTGACTGGAGGGAGTGCGCCCGTCAGCGTTAACAGTCTCGGCGCCGTATTCCGCGATATGAGCACCGAGAGCGCCGACGGGACGAGCGACCGAGGCGTGGACGTGACCACCGAGGCGGCCGAGGAGGCCCTCGCACTGATGGACCGCGAGGGGATGGACGCGGACATCGGCGGCCTGCGGCTGTTCGTCCAGCAGGGCGGCTGTGCCGGTCTCTCCTACGGCATGCGGTTCGACGACGAACCGGAGGACGACGACATGATCGTCGAACACCACGGCCTTCGGGTGTTCGTCGACCCAGCCAGCGCCGACTACATCGGCGGGTCCGTCCTCGACTACGAATCCGGCCTCCAGGCGGAGGGCTTCCACGTCGAGAACCCGAACGTCGTCTCCGAGTGCGGCTGTGGCGAGTCGTTCCGCACCTGATACGGATTATTGTAACTGTTTGCTGGTGTTCGCCGGGACGGTCCGGCGGCCCACCGGCATTGACTGCCAATAAACCATATGAACACCCCGACACGGCTTTCTCGCGTCTGGAATCGTGGTAACACTTATCATCCGACACTGCGTATCGGATCGTACATGGCCCCTGTTACCATGCCACCGGTCGAAGAGGCACGGACCGTGTTCCGCCGCCTCGGATACGCCGTCGACGGCGACGGTGCCGACCTCCGTGCCGAGCGGAAGTGGCGAACCGTCCACGTGACCGCACTCGACGCCGACGAGGCGTCGTCGCCCCGACAACTGCGCGCCGACGGCGGGACGACCGACTATCGCCTCCGATGTTTCGTGACGTGGATGGAAGCCGCAGGGGGCCTCCGTGACCGCCTCACCGGGATCGATCCGGACTACGAGTGGGCCGTGATCGGCGTCGACGGCGAAGAGTACGAAGTCGTCGACCGCGCCGTGGCGTAGGCGGCCCTATACATTTACGTACCGAGCGACCCCGAGGTAGCGTATGCTCGGCGTCGCACTCCAGTCGTCGCTCGTTCGGCGCGCGTTTCTCGACTTCGTCGATCAGTTACTGGACGCCATCCCGACGCTCATCAGCGGCATCGTCTTTCTCGTGCTGGCGGCCATCCTGGTCAAAGGTATCCTCTTCGGCCTGAAAACCGCACTCTCTCGGACGATGCCGGGGGAATCCCCCGTCTACCGGCAGTTCGTGACGACCATCGTCGCCGTCTTCCTCTGGTTCGGCGTCGGCCTCGCGACGCTCTCCATCGTCGGCCTCGACGGCATCGCGGCGTCGCTCGGCACCTCCGCCGGGTTTCTCGCCCTCGGCATCTCCTACGCCACGGGCGACATGATCGCCGACGCCGTGGCCGGGGTGTACCTCCTCCGCGATCCGGATTTCGAGGCCGGCGACACCGTCCGCGTCGGCGACATGGAAGGCGTCGTGAAATCCATCGAACTCCGGAAGACCCGTTTCGACATCGGCGACGACACCGTGGTCCGTGGCAACGCCGACATCGAATCCCGGTGGACGAAAGTCGGCAGCGGAGAGGCGTAATCGCGCGTCGGATGTCGGCCGTGACGCCTGTTCACACCGCGCCCGCTCACTTTATGCGCGTGCCGCGAGAAACGCAACCGTGTTCGTGGGTCACGCTGCGGTCGCGTTCGCCCTCGTGGGAGCCGTTGCGCTCCGTCGCGGGTGGCCCGCCGAGCGGGCCCTCACCATCGGCCTCGTCGCCGGCGGATTCGCCGCCCTCCCCGACATCGACATCGCGTACGCGCTCGTCGGCGTCGCGAGCGCCGCCGGCGGCGACGCGCTGGCGCTCGCGAGCGCGTTCTGGGCGACGGGGAACGTCGTCCACCGCGCGGTGACTCACTCGCTCGTGTTCGCGCCGGCGGTAGCGGTCGTGGCCGCGCTCCGCACCGCCGGTCCGACCGCCCGGTGGTTGTCGTGGCCGCTCGGCCTCTCGCTCGTCGCTATCGCCGGCCTCGTGAGCGGGGCGCTCGGCGCGGCCGTCACGCTCCCGTTTGTCGTCGGGAGCGTGGCTCTCGGCCACCTCGTCGCCAGCCGAACCGGGTTCACGACGCGGCAGGTGTTCGCCGCTGCGCTGATCGGCCTGGCGTCGCACCCCTTCGGCGACCTCTTCACCGGCGAACCGCCGGCGATGCTCTACCCCGTCGACGCGGCGCTGGTCGGCGACCGGATCGCACTCGCGGCCGACCCCACGCTCCACCTGCTCGCCACGTTCGGCCTCGAACTCGCCACCGTCTGGGCGGCGCTGGCCGTCGTCTGCGTGGCAACTGGACTCCGGCCGACGACGGCCGTCGGCCCGCACGCCACCCTCGGCGCCGGCTACGCCGCGAGCGTCGTCCTCATCCCAGCGCCGACGCTCGAACTGTCCTACCCCTTCGTCTTCTCGGTCCTCGGCGTCGGTCTCGTCGGGGCACTCCCCCGCGTTCGGTTCGTCGGCCGGGTCGACGGGCCGACCGTCGAACCGCCGGACTGGCTGACTGCCCTCGTGACCGGCCTCGCGGCGATCACCGTCGCGTGGCTCGCGTACACCGTCGCCTACGTCGTCATCGGCTGAAAAATAACGTCACCGAGGTCGACGACCGCCGAAGACGGTCAGTATCCGCGAGAGATGAGATACTCCGCGGTGTCCTCGAGCAGCGACCGCGCCTCGTTGTCGGGGAGGATGTCGAGGTCGGCCTTGCTCTCGTCGACGAGCTCGCGGGCCTTCCCCCGGGCGTAGTCGATGCTGCCCGCCTCGTGGAGCGTCTCGACGGCCTCCGAGACGGCCTCGTCGGTGAGCGACTCGGCGTCGTCGGCGTCGACCAGGTCGTCCACGTCGACGCCCTGCTGGCGGGCGTGCAGCGTGATGAGCGTCTCCTTGTTCTCGACGAGGTCGGAGCCGCGCTGCTTGCCGAGCTTCGCCGAGGGAACCGTCAGGTCGAGCACGTCGTCCTGAATCTGGAACGCCGTCCCGGAGTGGATGCCGTACCGGTAGAGGGAGTCGACAACCTCGTCGGCGGCGTCGAGCAGGACGGCCGGCGTCGCGGCAGCGTCGCCGTACAACACTGCCGTCTTCGACTCGACCATGTCGATGTACTCCTCGGGGAGCACGTCCCGCCGACGCTCGAACTCCACGTCGAGGGCCTGTCCCTCGCAGATACGCGTACAGGTGTTGGCCAGCATCCGCATCGCTTCCAGCCCGTTTTCGGGGGCAGCCCCCGTTCCCGCCATGATCTCGAAGGCGGTGGAGTAGAGCGTGTCCCCCGCCAGGATGGCGGTGTCGACATCGTAGGCCTCGTGGACCGACGGCACCCCACGGCGGAGCGCGTCGTCGTCCATGATGTCGTCGTGAATGAGGGTGAACGACTGGATGACCTCGATGCTCACGGCGCCGGCCATGACGTCCACCGCGTCGCCGTCGAGCGCGGGGAACTGGCGGTAGTCGACGGAGAGCGGCGGCACGTCGGCGATGGCCTCGGCGGCCAGCAACGACACCGTCGGCCGGAGGCGCTTGCCGCCGGCTTTCAGCAAGTATCGGGAGGCTTCGTACAGCCGTTCGGGTTCGGCCAGCGGGAGTTCCTCCTCAATGGCGTCGTTGACCTGTTCGCGTCGCTCGCGAATCGCAGCGAGCACCCGCTCTTCCGTCGCGTCAGTCGTCATTCGACCAGTTGGATCATGTTGCCGTTACGGGTGACGTGCAGGTCCCGGCCCAGCGCGTAGCCCTGACTCTCACACAGGTCGACGTAGGGCGCGAACCCTTCGAGGTCCTGGTGGGCGGGGATGACGTGCTGGGGCTGGAGGGCGTCGAGCATCTCGTAGTGCCCCTCCTGGCGCAGGTGGCCCGAGACGTGGATGTCGTCGTAGATGCGCGCGCCCTGCATGCGGAGCAGGCGTTCGGACTGGTAGCGCTGGCCCTCGTTCGTCGGCTCCGGAATCACCCGGGCCGAGAAGATGACCTTGTCGCCGTCGTCCAG comes from Haloplanus sp. XH21 and encodes:
- the ggt gene encoding gamma-glutamyltransferase; this encodes MDPNPDLDRFDSRRSTVHAGQGMVATSQPLATQAGVAALRAGGNAFDAAVTTAAALNVVEPMSTGIGGDVFALYRTADGDVGALRSCGGAPADATPAAVRRRVADRRGIDPDAATMPHAGPLSVTVPGTVRGWERLLADHGRRSLAEALDPAIAYATEGFPVSEVIADMWTAAETLYTERDAREEYLIDGRSPETGETMRLPDLGETLQTIATGGPAAFYEGPLADRIVNAVRERGGLLAATDLASFEPEYVDPVSTTYRGAEVYELPPNNQGLIALEALNIAEELDAGSYAYGSADRIHYFAEALKRAFHDGHHYITDPEYEDVPPLASKAYAAERAATVSGRAGSVSIGGPGTPPEDSDTVLLTVADEDGNIVSFINSIFDHFGSGVVVPGTGIMLQNRGGSFTLDPDHPNRLEPGKRPFHTLIPGLVRFDRDDWAAFGVMGGYMQPQGHLQVLANLLDYDMSLQAALDAPRWRYCEGGSLAVEDRFPEGVLPKLARRGHDVRVRPSSAFGGGQVTRLADGVISGATEPRKDGSAAGF
- a CDS encoding putative sulfate/molybdate transporter: MRASLGRWTDTRFDVAWGEVTGAVGDTVTVLPIVVAVAALTDLALGSILLGFAVFQVVWGLYYGHPMSVEPMKALAALVIAGDLSGGEYLAAGLLAGGVLLLIGQTQALGRLASYVGDPVIRGIQVGVALILLRTGVTTGLASPALAALAVLVALGTVAVGYRNAAALAVLGLGAVLAVNGAGTLTPRVPSIALLDPASLTLSRDAVGATIGQLAMTVGNAAVATSLLVSEYFDAEASPDDLSASMGVMNLLAVPLGALPMCHGSGGVAGKYAFGARTAMSNLVLGGLYLLLAVVAVDIVAAFPMAVLGVVLVLVALELGRAGIATADPLLTGVVGVVALLANVGVAFGVGIVGSHALARLRGGD
- the hisD gene encoding histidinol dehydrogenase, translated to MDVREIQDLGPAERTALFERDAGIEEVREDVRDIVARVRDEGDVAVREFCRDFDGVEVGNLDVTDAAERAHEEVDDDLLAAIKTAADNVREFHERQVPDDWRDDFDGRELGRRFRPLSRVGVYVPGGAAAYPSSALMGVIPAKVAGVDHVVVATPPAEEMNPATLAAIHEAGADAVYSVGGAQAVGAMAYGTETVDTVQKIVGPGNRWVTAAKAEVRGDVDIDFLAGPSEVLVLADETADPAFVAADLLAQAEHDAHTSVVAVTDDPALADAVADEVAAQLPDCERQETVEAALDNDESGVFLARSMPEAVLFAEEYAAEHLSIQADDDEALLDRIDSAGSVFLGPYTPVAAGDYASGTNHVLPTGGGAKRVGGLSVETFLRSTTVQRLDRAALDDLSETITTLAEAEGLTGHAESVRRRFE
- a CDS encoding HesB/IscA family protein, which codes for MSTESADGTSDRGVDVTTEAAEEALALMDREGMDADIGGLRLFVQQGGCAGLSYGMRFDDEPEDDDMIVEHHGLRVFVDPASADYIGGSVLDYESGLQAEGFHVENPNVVSECGCGESFRT
- a CDS encoding DUF7116 family protein, which produces MAPVTMPPVEEARTVFRRLGYAVDGDGADLRAERKWRTVHVTALDADEASSPRQLRADGGTTDYRLRCFVTWMEAAGGLRDRLTGIDPDYEWAVIGVDGEEYEVVDRAVA
- a CDS encoding mechanosensitive ion channel domain-containing protein encodes the protein MLGVALQSSLVRRAFLDFVDQLLDAIPTLISGIVFLVLAAILVKGILFGLKTALSRTMPGESPVYRQFVTTIVAVFLWFGVGLATLSIVGLDGIAASLGTSAGFLALGISYATGDMIADAVAGVYLLRDPDFEAGDTVRVGDMEGVVKSIELRKTRFDIGDDTVVRGNADIESRWTKVGSGEA
- a CDS encoding metal-dependent hydrolase: MFVGHAAVAFALVGAVALRRGWPAERALTIGLVAGGFAALPDIDIAYALVGVASAAGGDALALASAFWATGNVVHRAVTHSLVFAPAVAVVAALRTAGPTARWLSWPLGLSLVAIAGLVSGALGAAVTLPFVVGSVALGHLVASRTGFTTRQVFAAALIGLASHPFGDLFTGEPPAMLYPVDAALVGDRIALAADPTLHLLATFGLELATVWAALAVVCVATGLRPTTAVGPHATLGAGYAASVVLIPAPTLELSYPFVFSVLGVGLVGALPRVRFVGRVDGPTVEPPDWLTALVTGLAAITVAWLAYTVAYVVIG
- the idsA3 gene encoding geranylfarnesyl diphosphate synthase, with amino-acid sequence MTTDATEERVLAAIRERREQVNDAIEEELPLAEPERLYEASRYLLKAGGKRLRPTVSLLAAEAIADVPPLSVDYRQFPALDGDAVDVMAGAVSIEVIQSFTLIHDDIMDDDALRRGVPSVHEAYDVDTAILAGDTLYSTAFEIMAGTGAAPENGLEAMRMLANTCTRICEGQALDVEFERRRDVLPEEYIDMVESKTAVLYGDAAATPAVLLDAADEVVDSLYRYGIHSGTAFQIQDDVLDLTVPSAKLGKQRGSDLVENKETLITLHARQQGVDVDDLVDADDAESLTDEAVSEAVETLHEAGSIDYARGKARELVDESKADLDILPDNEARSLLEDTAEYLISRGY